The proteins below come from a single Armatimonadia bacterium genomic window:
- a CDS encoding radical SAM protein, translated as MSKVALVNPGPAGNANYGLTEPHNLGYLASYLEQHDVEVSIVDQLAGDDVMGRLEAFDPDWVGFSGTTPVAMDAYDLAAECRKRGWKTVMGGVHAGIMVEEALEHVEVVVKGEGEQALLKLVRGEVEGQVVQGEPVANLDDLPPVARHLMNMEHYLGNANRHPFTFLAFVPPNTPSASLLTARGCPRHCIFCHNSWRGIPYRANTPERVISELKALQADYGVKALFFIEDNFFAVKRRVKSICELMQQEKIKLIWGATATASSVNEETLEAGAAAGLKQVTFGFESGSQRIHEILGKGVTVEQCARAARMCKEVGITVNATFMIGSPTETREDIEMTLRFIEDNPIDVAGLLLLTPYPGTQLWDWLAERGFLLESRNWRAFDFSTVMYSSNGAMSREEILQTYHEALDRIYRPKASAYFFSKLQHPLEGLKTAGKVIASPKRVLQRLKTLRW; from the coding sequence ATGAGCAAAGTAGCGTTGGTGAATCCGGGGCCTGCCGGAAACGCCAACTATGGTCTGACCGAGCCCCACAACCTTGGCTATCTGGCCAGCTACCTCGAACAGCATGACGTAGAGGTAAGCATTGTTGACCAGTTGGCGGGCGACGACGTGATGGGCCGTCTGGAGGCCTTTGACCCCGACTGGGTGGGCTTCAGTGGCACGACTCCGGTGGCCATGGACGCCTACGATCTGGCGGCCGAGTGTCGTAAGCGCGGGTGGAAGACGGTCATGGGCGGCGTCCATGCCGGCATCATGGTCGAGGAAGCCCTGGAGCATGTGGAGGTGGTGGTCAAGGGTGAGGGCGAGCAGGCCCTGCTGAAGTTGGTGAGGGGCGAAGTCGAGGGGCAGGTGGTGCAGGGGGAGCCGGTGGCGAACCTTGACGATCTGCCGCCGGTGGCGCGCCACCTCATGAACATGGAGCACTACCTGGGCAACGCCAACCGCCATCCCTTCACTTTTCTGGCCTTTGTACCGCCCAACACGCCCTCGGCGTCCTTGCTCACAGCGCGCGGCTGCCCGCGCCACTGCATTTTCTGCCACAACAGTTGGAGGGGTATCCCTTACCGCGCGAACACTCCTGAGCGCGTCATCTCCGAGCTGAAGGCGCTGCAGGCCGACTACGGCGTCAAAGCGCTGTTCTTCATTGAGGACAACTTCTTCGCCGTCAAGCGGCGCGTGAAGAGCATCTGTGAGCTGATGCAGCAGGAGAAGATCAAGCTGATCTGGGGAGCCACGGCGACGGCCAGTTCCGTGAACGAGGAGACCCTGGAAGCGGGTGCGGCCGCCGGCCTCAAGCAGGTTACCTTCGGGTTCGAGTCGGGATCCCAGCGGATACATGAGATACTGGGCAAGGGCGTTACCGTCGAGCAGTGTGCGCGCGCGGCCCGGATGTGCAAGGAGGTCGGCATCACGGTCAATGCCACCTTCATGATTGGCTCGCCGACCGAGACGCGCGAAGACATCGAGATGACCCTGCGTTTCATCGAGGATAACCCGATCGATGTCGCGGGGCTGCTGCTGCTGACGCCCTATCCGGGGACGCAACTCTGGGACTGGTTGGCCGAGCGCGGCTTCCTCCTTGAGTCGCGGAACTGGCGCGCTTTCGACTTCTCTACCGTGATGTACAGCTCCAATGGGGCGATGTCACGGGAGGAGATTCTACAGACCTATCACGAGGCCCTGGACCGCATCTATCGACCCAAGGCCAGTGCCTACTTCTTCTCGAAGCTGCAACACCCGCTGGAGGGCCTCAAGACGGCGGGCAAGGTCATCGCTTCGCCCAAACGCGTGCTGCAGCGACTGAAGACCCTGCGCTGGTGA
- a CDS encoding glycoside hydrolase domain-containing protein: MAALLCTAIAGALLSVSASAQPAVWVADPLTKVFREDTRPSESPATIALRAARGEYESAQICLRATAPVRQVHVVASDLRGEAGVIPAQAVSWNPVGYVPLARNTPDTPASELCCKAPVEVPDPLLPATPVDLEADRTQPLWITLRVPREAAAGEYTGQLTVQWEGGGATVPVALTVWPFAIPEGRHLTFTNWVSAGALARQYKVTAYSDAFFELLGKYARAAAEHHQNVLWVSLELVGLTQRADGQLACDFGTFDRWVEVVSANGCDRLIEIQPLGRWAQGWESTDIALSGYKVKTEGGETKTLTAEEVLPTLLPALQEHLKGRGWLERTVIHIADEPAVHHVDSWREKSRWVHSLAPGIRRIDAIEAPDFGKDLEVWVPKLNHLYNWLPHYEQAAAAGNEVWFYTCCHPTGAFPNRFLDQPLLKTRILQWYNWRYGLSGYLHWGLISWDANPLHSTGNPNLPPGDCWIVYPGADGPLSSLRWEALRDGFEDFECLWLLADRSRKIAAELGAPPELFRPEQRSDELTRRLVRTMVDYTHDPAELRRVRDEIAAEIVQLDAGPRALVVTDPPTHHQLAPGPIVVATRVWAEQGAEVQVNGHAAHRQADGSFAHHTSVPSSTGEIRVEITRGQERKTVLRRFKVIAGQ, encoded by the coding sequence ATGGCCGCCCTGCTTTGCACTGCGATCGCCGGCGCACTGCTGTCAGTATCCGCCTCCGCACAACCCGCGGTGTGGGTCGCCGACCCGCTCACCAAGGTGTTCCGCGAGGACACACGCCCGTCCGAGTCGCCTGCCACGATAGCACTCCGGGCGGCACGCGGGGAGTACGAATCGGCCCAGATATGCCTGCGCGCCACGGCACCGGTGCGACAGGTTCACGTGGTTGCCTCGGACCTCCGCGGAGAGGCCGGCGTCATCCCCGCCCAGGCGGTGTCGTGGAACCCGGTGGGCTACGTGCCGCTGGCTCGCAACACCCCTGACACACCCGCGTCGGAGCTGTGCTGCAAGGCGCCGGTAGAGGTGCCTGACCCGTTGCTCCCGGCCACACCCGTTGACCTGGAGGCCGACCGCACCCAACCGCTGTGGATCACCCTTCGTGTGCCTCGCGAGGCGGCTGCGGGCGAGTACACCGGGCAACTGACGGTGCAGTGGGAGGGGGGTGGAGCCACCGTGCCGGTAGCTCTCACGGTCTGGCCTTTTGCGATCCCCGAGGGGCGGCACCTGACCTTCACAAACTGGGTCAGTGCGGGTGCGCTGGCCAGGCAGTACAAGGTGACGGCCTACTCCGACGCCTTCTTCGAGCTCCTCGGCAAGTACGCTCGGGCGGCGGCGGAACACCATCAGAATGTCCTGTGGGTCAGTCTCGAGCTCGTTGGTCTGACGCAGCGGGCCGACGGCCAACTGGCCTGCGACTTCGGCACCTTCGACCGCTGGGTGGAGGTGGTCAGCGCCAACGGCTGTGACCGTTTGATTGAGATCCAGCCACTCGGCCGCTGGGCGCAGGGCTGGGAGAGCACCGACATTGCCCTCTCGGGCTACAAAGTGAAGACCGAGGGCGGTGAGACCAAGACGCTGACGGCGGAGGAGGTTCTTCCGACGCTGTTACCGGCTCTCCAGGAGCATCTGAAGGGGCGCGGCTGGCTGGAGCGAACGGTGATCCACATCGCCGACGAGCCCGCGGTCCACCATGTGGATTCGTGGCGCGAGAAGTCGCGTTGGGTGCACTCCCTGGCCCCCGGGATTCGGCGCATCGATGCGATTGAGGCCCCCGACTTCGGCAAGGACCTGGAGGTGTGGGTGCCGAAGCTCAACCACCTGTACAACTGGCTTCCCCACTATGAGCAGGCCGCTGCGGCCGGGAACGAAGTGTGGTTCTACACCTGCTGCCATCCCACCGGCGCTTTCCCGAACCGCTTCCTCGATCAGCCGCTGCTCAAGACGCGAATCCTGCAGTGGTACAACTGGCGCTACGGACTGTCCGGATATCTGCACTGGGGCCTGATCTCCTGGGATGCGAATCCGCTCCACAGCACGGGCAACCCGAATCTGCCGCCGGGCGACTGCTGGATCGTCTACCCGGGGGCCGATGGGCCGCTGTCCTCCTTGCGCTGGGAGGCCCTGCGCGACGGCTTCGAAGACTTCGAGTGTCTGTGGCTGCTGGCGGATCGGAGCCGGAAGATCGCCGCAGAGCTCGGTGCGCCGCCCGAGCTGTTCCGGCCCGAGCAGCGCAGCGATGAGCTGACCCGGCGGCTCGTGCGGACCATGGTGGACTACACTCACGATCCGGCCGAACTGCGCCGGGTGCGCGACGAGATAGCGGCTGAGATTGTGCAGCTTGACGCCGGTCCCCGGGCTTTGGTCGTTACGGACCCGCCCACCCACCACCAGCTCGCACCGGGACCGATCGTTGTGGCGACGCGAGTCTGGGCTGAACAGGGCGCCGAGGTGCAGGTGAACGGTCACGCCGCTCACCGCCAGGCCGACGGCAGCTTCGCCCATCACACCTCGGTTCCGTCAAGCACCGGCGAGATCAGGGTCGAGATCACCAGGGGCCAGGAGCGGAAGACGGTCCTCCGTCGGTTCAAGGTTATTGCGGGGCAGTGA
- a CDS encoding radical SAM protein, translated as MGLLTTLRTYREMVSGASRALWSYGPSITWLRRHRSWRAAWRFFRMKMMVTEGEGSLGAWYIYLRPLIKPFSRRFARYAPYPINVEFEITTRCNKRCIVCEHTHWKESEPRQDLTWEQFLHIVNQFPRLIWTNLTGEGDAFLNKSYLDMIKYLKDRDVSVFLSDSFDLITEDIARKLVEWRVDGIYLSMDAATPETYERLKVGCKFDRTLTNIKNLLRLKKEAGSPFPELNFRYIVMTENVQEMPAFVDLLGSLFREVGLEQKARLEFAGLLHFPAIEHYFLPEVPEEIVEATREAGERNGIPANYAHASVDSLPPMKMCRAWMEPYIMMGGWVMPCCQVLQNNDRDYLRKNCLGNVFETDFRTLWNSERYRTYRELVATPNGQVPALCKGCRAYDTKPREEQFGIWYGNEES; from the coding sequence ATGGGTCTCCTGACAACCCTTCGTACCTACCGTGAGATGGTCAGCGGCGCTTCGCGCGCCCTGTGGTCCTACGGGCCGTCAATCACGTGGTTGCGCCGCCATCGTAGCTGGCGGGCGGCCTGGCGGTTCTTCCGCATGAAGATGATGGTGACCGAGGGCGAGGGAAGCCTCGGCGCCTGGTACATCTATCTCCGTCCGCTGATCAAGCCCTTCAGCCGCCGCTTCGCACGCTATGCCCCCTACCCAATCAACGTAGAGTTCGAGATCACCACGCGCTGCAACAAGAGATGCATCGTGTGTGAGCACACGCACTGGAAGGAGAGCGAGCCCCGGCAGGATCTGACCTGGGAGCAGTTCCTCCACATCGTCAACCAGTTTCCTCGCCTTATCTGGACCAACCTCACCGGCGAGGGCGACGCGTTCCTGAACAAGTCGTACCTGGACATGATCAAGTACCTTAAGGATCGCGACGTCTCGGTCTTCCTCTCTGATAGCTTCGACCTGATCACCGAGGACATCGCCCGCAAGCTGGTGGAGTGGCGAGTCGACGGCATCTACCTGTCCATGGACGCGGCGACACCGGAGACGTACGAGCGACTGAAGGTGGGCTGCAAGTTCGACCGGACGCTCACCAACATCAAGAACCTGCTGCGGCTCAAGAAGGAAGCGGGGTCACCCTTCCCGGAGCTGAACTTCCGCTACATCGTCATGACCGAGAACGTGCAGGAGATGCCGGCCTTCGTGGACCTGCTGGGCAGCCTTTTCCGTGAGGTCGGCCTCGAGCAGAAGGCGCGGCTGGAATTTGCCGGTCTACTGCACTTCCCGGCCATCGAGCACTACTTCCTGCCTGAAGTACCCGAGGAGATCGTCGAGGCGACTCGAGAGGCAGGAGAGCGCAACGGGATCCCGGCGAATTACGCCCATGCCAGCGTCGACTCCCTGCCCCCGATGAAGATGTGCCGGGCGTGGATGGAGCCGTACATCATGATGGGTGGCTGGGTGATGCCGTGCTGCCAGGTGCTGCAGAACAACGACCGCGACTACCTGCGCAAGAACTGCCTGGGGAATGTCTTCGAGACCGACTTCCGCACACTCTGGAACTCGGAACGCTACCGCACGTACCGCGAGTTGGTTGCGACGCCCAACGGGCAGGTCCCGGCACTGTGCAAGGGCTGCCGAGCCTATGACACCAAGCCGCGTGAGGAGCAGTTCGGTATCTGGTACGGTAACGAGGAGAGTTGA